One Aegilops tauschii subsp. strangulata cultivar AL8/78 chromosome 7, Aet v6.0, whole genome shotgun sequence genomic window carries:
- the LOC141027417 gene encoding uncharacterized protein: MAAATTVAGKLPFPLLTRTNYAAWAMRMKYLLRANGAWGTVEREASSEVNKGKEEMAMTIISQSIDNSTLLRVAEKETAADVRAALRSMHVGVERVREARVQSLRSEFDGIKMGDAESVDDFAARFTTLVGRIRELGDAMEEKYVVKKLLRAVSNKFIHVASSIALFGDTNKMAMEEAIGSLKAHEELCPEKKKDNEEKALLGVDEPALL, encoded by the exons ATGGCGGCTGCCACGACGGTGGCGGGGAAGCTCCCATTCCCGCTGCTCACGAGGACGAACTACGCGGCGTGGGCGATGAGGATGAAGTACCTCTTGCGCGCCAACGGCGCGTGGGGTACCGTTGAACGCGAGGCCTCATCGGAGGTCAACAAGGGCAAGGAGGAGATGGCCATGACCATCATCTCCCAGTCCATCGACAACTCGACGCTGCTGCGAGTTGCGGAGAAGGAGACCGCAGCCGATGTGCGGGCGGCGCTACGCTCCATGCATGTCGGTGTCGAGCGCGTCCGAGAGGCGAGGGTTCAATCCTTGCGCTCGGAATTTGATGGCATCAAGATGGGTGATGCGGAGTCCGTGGATGATTTCGCGGCGAGGTTCACGACGCTCGTGGGGCGCATCCGTGAGCTTGGTGATGCGATGGAGGAGAAGTACGTCGTGAAGAAGCTGCTCCGAGCCGTCTCCAACAAGTTCATCCACGTTGCGTCATCGATTGCATTGTTCGGCGACACCAACAAGATGGCCATGGAGGAGGCCATTGGTTCACTCAAGGCGCACGAGGAGCTc TGTccggagaagaagaaggacaaTGAGGAGAAGGCACTGCTCGGCGTGGACGAGCCGGCTCTTCTCTGA